TTTAACAGGGAAAAAATGAATGATTCAAATcttgttttgatttttttttttttacagtacggCGATTGGTATCAGATGCAAGGATGGTGTTGTTTTTGGTGTGGAGAAGTTGGTTCTCTCCAAACTGTATGAGCAAGGCTCCAACAAACGCATCTTTAACATTGACAGACATGTTGGGATGGTATGACGATCATAATGTCTTTATGGCATGCACAGTTTTCATCAATGTCCATGCAGACAGACTTATAGACAGTATGTTGTGTATGTCACTTTCTAGTCAAGTAATTTCAATATAATAGATAGGCTGTTAATGCATAATCACAGACTGAAATTATACAATTTTCATGGAACTGTCTTCTGTTCTCAGGCTGTGGCAGGTCTACTAGCTGATGCCAGATCCCTTTCAGAGGTGGCCAGAGAAGAGGCCTCTAACTTTAGATCCAATTATGGACACGATATCCCCCTAAAGGTAAACTATACCCCTGCCCTGAATCTCTTTATTATCAACAGCAAATTCCAAAGAAGGAACAGTCGGCAGCTCGGATGTGACCAAATTAAATAGATTTACTTTTTGGTTGACTTACAGTTCAGATTTCTAGATTTGTCAGAACAGTGAGCAAATTAGATCTGTTTTCTTAAATTTTGTAATATAACAACAAATGAGAAATGTTAAATGACAGAATAAAAGTTGATTATGGATTAGTAAACAATTAATGAAACAGGTTCTTATTGGTTTTATGATTTGGGATTGTAAATTGGATGTGAAATGATTGAATGATACACAGTTTCTTTTCCATAATTTTAACCCTTATTTAGTCTGTATTCTGAACTGATCTACCTTGCTCCTTGAATGGGGACCAACTCCATGTACTCTGTCTTCACAGCACTTGTCAGACAGAGTGGCCATGTACGTCCATGCCTACACGTTATACAGTGCCGTCAGACCCTTCGGATGCAGGTAACAAGTGCAGTAGATCTATCCCTGCGTGTACTCAAATCTCTCTTTGTTACAGGTCCTTATGTGGCGCTGTATAAATCCCTCTAGTCCTAGTGTTCACAAACGGCGCATACCAACACTACAGTTTAAATAAGAAATTCCTGCTGGAATTACAGAACCTTTTCCAGGATTAACATACTTTTCTCCTTAGCTTCATCCTGGGCTCGTACGATCAAGATGACGGCCCTCAGCTGTACATGGTCGATCCCTCTGGGATCTCATATGTGAGTTCAACTAACTGTAGCTCAAGTCATTACTAAATCATTAGTAGTAACACTTTATATCAATGGTATTTGTAGAAGTAATTATGTAACCAGTTACTAACCATCCATTAATCCTAATCAGTTGTTGCAACAGATTTGTACTGGTAGGTAGATATAGATTATATACAGGTAGGTTGATGGATTGCCTAAAGGAGGATAATTGTCTCTTACCAGCTGTGCTCagtgtttgactgcagatcaagaggttgcaggtttaaTTCCCAGCTGTATAAAAGTCTCTGCTACAGGAGTGCATTACTATTATTATAACTAATAACATAAAATAAAGGTTATTTTTAGGTTGTGTAGTTGAGCATATAGAAATTAAGTGACTTTTGTTTTCTTCATAGGTTTCTTCACATAATTAAACATGCCTTCATCTGTTTTATCTAGGGTTACTGGGGATGCGCCATTGGGAAAGCCAAGCAAGCCGCCAAGACAGAAATCGAGAAGCTTCAGGTATAGAGTTTGATGGTTCCCGATGGGTCATCTCTCAATGACTAAAGAATGTTGTCTCAATTTCACAATGTGCAACATGCTGCTGGTTTAATGTTGGTGTTTTGTCTTGTGTCTCTCAACAGATGAAAGATATGACCTGCAGGGAGTTGGTGAAAGAAGTCGCTAAAATGTAAGATCATAAACATGGAAGTTGTTCAAAAGGATTCATTTTCTACGGTGAACACATGCTGACCATGATCTTGGCTTCCATACATATATCTTTATGGAAAGTATGACATTGAGCCCAGTTAAGCACTTGTTGGATTCTCACATCCAAATAGAACAAGATGTCTTAAGTTTTGTCTCTGTCTTCCAGAATCTACATCGTACACGACGAGGTGAAAGACAAAGCGTTTGAGCTGGAGCTCAGCTGGGTGGGAGAGGGTAAGGCTCCTCCTTAGCCAACGTGTTCACATATCGGCAGAATTCCTCTTTTATTGACTTTCAGAATTTGAACACAAGACTGTTGTTGGCTGGGAAGCTTGTAGAATCTTGTTTTACTGTACTTTAATTGACTGCAGTCTGAACTTGATGCGTTTACAACAACCTAACCTTCAGCATTGGTTCCACAGACAGCAATTTAGAATGTCTGAGTTTGTTCAACGCAATATGAGTGGCTTAAAATAAGTCATTTCTGTAgatgtgtgtacttgtatgtatTATTCCTCTGGACATTTACAAAAATGCCCCAGCCTTTATAACCCTATAAATGACACTTCTCATCGTCTGCCTTCACTAGTTACTAATGGACGCCATGAGCTGGTTCCCAAGGACatcagagaggaggctgagaaGTATGCTAAGGTAAGCTAGCTAGACAATTCAAATGCTCTGTTCTGCAGTCTGATCTCACACTCTACCAATCCCTTCCCACTGACAGTAACTGAAACTCTGAGGTCTTCCTTCAGTTCTGCAGTTCCATTATTTTCTCCTGTTTCTCTTCATTTATAGGGACTGTGTATGTTGGTCTGCATCACTGTAAATGTGTACATATTCTAAATGATTTGTTGTATATCTGTTGTAGAAAATAAGTGAGCTTAGTAGTGTCTCATCATTCTGTGTTCCTGCCATCCACAGGATTCcctggaggaggatgatgactcGGATGAAGATAACATGTAAACCGGAGTGCTATGGTTTACACTCTTCATAACATACTCTCGCTCTCATAGACAGCGTGCTCTTTAAGAGACACTTGGATATTCTTTTGTATGTTTTTAAGTTCATGGACCATTCCTGTCATTTATTTTCTCTGTTGGGTTTTGATGGCTTTtggacttgaaataaaaatggaGGCAAACTACTGTTTATATTAAAAGATTCTTTGGCATTTTTGTAAAAATAATGTAATCACTTATTAGGTTCTGGAGTGTAGTACTTACTGTACACTTCCAGTTTATTGTGCTTGTGAGGATTCTGAAAAGGAACCATCCTAATACATAACCTACATTGATGCACAAATGTTTAAATATTTTATAGCTAAAACCATCATGAAACACATGAATGGATGACATGCTGTTAAGTTTGAAAAAACCCCACATGACTAAATATGTCTACGATGCTTGTTTAATTCCTGTTCACACAGCATGATCAGAAACGGTGGGTGAGCTAGTGATATATGTTTAACTAGCTGACATAGCTGAGACTAGCTGACATGCTCACCATCTCCAGGCTGACCTTTTGGATCTACCTTGGTTCTTCTGTTAAAACAACCACTAAACTAACTGACCATGGACACTGTAGTTTCTGACTGCCCAAGACATTCTTTGTCAGTGAAAACGAGTATGTCTGGGGCTACCCTGGGGCCAGACATCAGCTGGCCGTATGAATGACATGCAGCTCTATCCAGGAAGAGTCTATGGGGTCCTTAATATTCATTCCAACCTGGTACTTGTACACCTGTCTCAGCCCTTCAAGTTTATTATTAAGTTCAGCTCAAATCTTAGCTTTTCTACAGCAACGCAGCCAGCTGCCTAAATAAAAGGACGTCAAAACACCGGCGTATCTTTTGAGATTGTGTAAACAGTGTGACAGCAACCCCCTTTAGGCTTTTACCTGCACATGCTTCCGGTTACGTAATCGACTCACTTGTTCTGACGTCCTACAAACAATACCAGGCGCCATTGCCTTCAGCGTTCTATCGACCTTTTCTGAGCTATTCACTGTTTGCCTCCTTTAACGCAGTTTATGAATACACAGATAAGGGGCATTTCTTCTATCCATTTGGGAGCTGTCGTCTTCGTAGGGATTACAAGGCATAATATTAGTTGTGTTCGCAATACCCACAATCCAGCCCGTTGACATACCCATGACAAGGATGCAAGGTAGGTGGATCATCTTCGTGTCACTGGCCAATGAGAATCCTGGAAAGATTATGACTGAATAGACCGGCCAATCATGTTTCTAAATTATGGACATCGGTCCTGATTCTGGTATTACCGAAGCTAAATAATGGATGTCCAATGAAGTTACGTCCATGAAAGAGCCGCTTTCATATCAACCAACCAGAAACGAAGAAAAACGATATCCTGTTTGATACGAAGCATCTGTAAACCAATCATACTACTTCCATCGGACTACCAATGTCTGTGCAGCCAATCGGCGTTCGAGAAACACAGTCTTGGCTGAACACCTTGTTCTTCGTGCATTCATTGCATCTCTAGCAAGTGGTGAGCAGTGGCGTCGTACGTAGCATGTAAGTATCAAAAACGTTCATATTATTCCTAAATGAAACGTTAACTTTATGGGTTAAATCTGTATAATCTACCAGAACACTCAGAAAGTTAAATTATGGAAGTAGTCACATTTCCCGGTATTATGATTATAAGGAGGTGGCTAGGCTAGAAATTGAATGGCAGTGGCTACGTTAGTCGGCTTGTTTTTGCAGTGAAGAAATGTATGCACCTTTTGTGAATCTGgatattaaataaataattcCAATTCGAATTTTGTTTCATTGTCGCCCACCGCTTCTCATTTAAATGAAGGAGAAGCCCAGGTTGACACCGGTTACCCAACATGTCTGACATGATGCAGCATGGCGAGCTATGATGGCGACGTGACAGACTGCTGTACGAGCATGCGGGAAGGAGCACATGTACTAGCTAGCGTAGTCTGTTTCGTTGTCCCCGTGCAACGTTCTTGTGGACATTAATTAACTTTCACATATGTTCTAGAAAAACTTATTATTCGATTCCCATTTGTTTGAGAAAGCAACTTAGACTAGACCTAGCTACATTTTCCACACTTTAGTGAATTTGTGAAAGCTGCATCGATCTTGAAAAGAATGCGTCAGAAGTAACTGGCTAATCCGTTGGACCGTTTTAGCCTATGTACATATTTTTGACAATATAGATTAACCAAGTTAAATCGCAACTTTTACACATCCATGAAATAAGATTTTCTTTCTATTTATTTTGTCTTCTAGCAATCAAAATCTACCGGGCTGGACTCCCTCACGTAGCCTCACAGATGAAGGTACCGGTAAGTTCTGTTGAAAACAGCAGTCTATCCGACGCCTCTTTTTGCCTTGCAAGATGTTATGGGTAAAAGTCTGTCTGACGGTTCACTTTACATAGGTCAGATAAAAACTGTTGGAATGCTTGACGTTTTCATATAGGTTACCCATCCACCCACCTTTTgattattttttactttaatCAACCAAGACTTACCCAGCAAACAAACCTTGAAACAGAAATGGCAGTAGAAGATGTATCATATCTATATTTCCATATTTTGTATACTTCACGAGCATGAGCAATATGATGATAATGAGCACTGTTTCGCAAACTCGACTGAAATCTTGTGATGTCATGTTTCTCTTGGCTATCTGATTCGCTCCCACAACACATTTGATCCATATAAATCACTATGAATGTTTTCCTTGAGTGCACAGGAGGCTCACCTCAAAGACCCTTTGTTCAAATCTTTTATGTATTCTACACCTTGACTGAAATTTCacctttcatttctctctctcgcctccttCTTTTTGTTCGGTGACATTAAAAGGAGAGTCTACCTCGCAGGTTGTCCATGACGACCAGGTTAAAGGGCCATTGAGGGTAAGATGCATCT
The Osmerus mordax isolate fOsmMor3 chromosome 9, fOsmMor3.pri, whole genome shotgun sequence genome window above contains:
- the psma3 gene encoding proteasome subunit alpha type-3, translating into MSSIGTGYDLSASTFSPDGRVFQVEYAMKAVENSSTAIGIRCKDGVVFGVEKLVLSKLYEQGSNKRIFNIDRHVGMAVAGLLADARSLSEVAREEASNFRSNYGHDIPLKHLSDRVAMYVHAYTLYSAVRPFGCSFILGSYDQDDGPQLYMVDPSGISYGYWGCAIGKAKQAAKTEIEKLQMKDMTCRELVKEVAKIIYIVHDEVKDKAFELELSWVGEVTNGRHELVPKDIREEAEKYAKDSLEEDDDSDEDNM